In one Planctomycetota bacterium genomic region, the following are encoded:
- a CDS encoding prepilin-type N-terminal cleavage/methylation domain-containing protein, which yields MNRRRGRSQGFTMVELLVVIAIIALLAAFLLPVIAAATASARRANCSNKQRTIFQGVRMYLNNFDEYFPLGWVVHEAGDAATKDRLGYITYWRFLVQEFCESGFSHLVNPDKGETVKDKVTRSKIFWTDPAKGYTADYFGPSILFTGWLKADGSKEMDTSITNKEFTTHTHFSQATADVASTQRPILAESDAGYPAVAQPSDTPEDWKGKPAATQHKTDLQTGWTLSPNLPSSSVNTLIGVGKSLRTNNNYAKESIRFDFRHNNSVNVLFLDGHVDMVTESNQTRVRTILDNWNELAPSTNP from the coding sequence ATGAACAGGCGACGTGGGCGCAGTCAGGGGTTCACCATGGTGGAGCTGCTCGTGGTCATCGCGATCATCGCGCTCCTGGCTGCATTCCTTCTGCCCGTGATCGCTGCCGCCACCGCGAGCGCGCGCAGGGCCAACTGCTCGAACAAGCAGCGCACGATCTTCCAGGGCGTGCGCATGTACCTCAACAACTTCGACGAGTATTTCCCTCTGGGCTGGGTGGTGCACGAGGCCGGCGATGCGGCCACGAAGGACCGCCTGGGTTACATCACCTACTGGCGCTTCCTCGTTCAGGAGTTCTGCGAGTCGGGCTTCTCGCATCTGGTGAACCCCGATAAGGGCGAGACCGTGAAGGACAAGGTGACCCGCAGCAAGATCTTCTGGACGGACCCTGCCAAGGGTTACACGGCCGACTACTTCGGCCCAAGCATTCTGTTTACCGGTTGGCTCAAAGCCGATGGAAGCAAGGAGATGGACACGTCCATCACGAACAAGGAGTTCACCACCCACACCCACTTCAGCCAGGCCACCGCGGACGTCGCGTCCACTCAGCGGCCGATTCTCGCCGAGTCCGACGCGGGCTATCCGGCCGTGGCCCAGCCCAGCGATACGCCCGAGGATTGGAAGGGCAAGCCCGCGGCCACGCAACACAAGACCGACCTCCAGACGGGCTGGACGCTTTCGCCCAACCTGCCGAGCAGTTCGGTGAACACGCTCATCGGCGTCGGCAAGAGCCTGCGAACGAATAACAACTACGCGAAGGAAAGCATCCGGTTCGACTTCCGTCACAACAACTCGGTCAACGTCCTCTTCCTGGACGGGCACGTGGACATGGTGACAGAGTCGAATCAGACACGAGTGCGCACCATCCTCGACAACTGGAACGAGCTCGCGCCCAGCACGAACCCGTAG
- a CDS encoding prepilin-type N-terminal cleavage/methylation domain-containing protein, translated as MGRRVHLRTLRQRPADRGLTLLEMLIGIALLAVVVWLLLPGPDPALLHGRRLACASRLRELHKGAMAYAAASDGHFPLAWHVQGPVLADDLSNLLFHRFAIHEQCDPTFRHVVTTQDVDRSVGLLPARQQKYRLTSFFWKCPARGWTDDYFAPEIVFRKTAQPSRQADLVQSLPAERRPILADVNASLPQPDKRHLQDPGHDHELRTGFAVIPESGTDVFLGVGASLRVEGQEPSGRFDFRHDNAVNIMYLDGHAGILKPDEPERLRDLHNAWNHLSEPPKGPSP; from the coding sequence GTGGGAAGGCGAGTTCATCTCCGCACGCTCAGGCAGAGGCCCGCCGACCGTGGCCTGACCCTTCTGGAGATGCTCATCGGCATCGCCCTTCTGGCTGTGGTGGTGTGGCTTCTCTTGCCGGGACCGGACCCGGCGCTCTTGCATGGCCGACGCCTCGCCTGCGCGAGCAGGCTCCGCGAGCTTCACAAGGGGGCCATGGCCTACGCCGCCGCGAGCGACGGCCACTTCCCCCTCGCCTGGCACGTGCAGGGGCCCGTGCTCGCCGACGACCTGAGCAACCTGCTCTTCCATCGCTTCGCCATCCACGAGCAGTGCGACCCCACCTTCCGCCACGTCGTCACGACCCAGGACGTGGACCGCAGCGTCGGCCTCCTCCCGGCTCGACAGCAGAAATACCGCCTCACGTCGTTCTTCTGGAAGTGCCCCGCCAGGGGGTGGACCGACGACTACTTCGCCCCCGAGATCGTCTTCCGCAAGACTGCGCAGCCGAGCCGTCAGGCGGACCTCGTTCAGTCGCTCCCCGCCGAGCGGAGGCCGATCCTGGCCGACGTCAATGCGTCCTTGCCCCAGCCGGACAAGCGGCACCTCCAGGACCCGGGCCACGACCACGAGTTGCGCACCGGCTTCGCGGTGATCCCCGAGTCGGGCACGGACGTTTTCCTGGGCGTCGGCGCCAGCCTGCGCGTCGAAGGGCAGGAGCCTTCGGGCCGCTTCGACTTCCGGCACGACAACGCCGTTAACATCATGTACCTAGACGGGCATGCCGGCATCCTGAAGCCCGACGAGCCCGAGCGCCTCCGCGACCTGCACAACGCCTGGAACCACCTGTCGGAGCCCCCCAAAGGACCCAGCCCATGA
- a CDS encoding Nif3-like dinuclear metal center hexameric protein, translating into MTPSVATVVEALHTIAPPSLAESWDNVGLIAGDPAAPCRRVLVCLDVDAALVRRAARAGAQLIVSHHPPLFAPLHKITADTPSGSLLLGAARAGVALAAAHTNYDVAPGGVNDVLADLLDLRAVEPLTRAESSAQAKLVVFTPAADLEAVIRALSAAGAGVIGQYRDCTFRTPGTGTFRGLAHSCPTVGQAGRFEEVPEFRLEAVVPLALAERAIAAARAAHSYEEPAIDLYPLAGGRLDLGLGRCGDLARECPARRLVRRIRQRLRVTSVRTAGDLRRTVRRVAVLGGSGGKCVDDAVRRGCQLYLTGEVSHHQALAAEAAGLVLVDAGHAGTEAPAIPVLARRLSELCPGVHFTPVGLKAQGPLQPC; encoded by the coding sequence ATGACCCCCTCCGTCGCCACCGTGGTCGAGGCCCTGCACACCATAGCTCCCCCCAGCCTGGCCGAGTCGTGGGACAACGTGGGGCTGATCGCCGGCGACCCCGCGGCGCCCTGTCGGCGCGTCCTGGTGTGTCTCGACGTGGACGCGGCCCTCGTGCGTCGGGCCGCGCGCGCGGGCGCCCAGCTCATCGTCAGCCACCACCCTCCCCTCTTCGCGCCGCTCCACAAGATCACCGCGGACACGCCTTCGGGCAGCTTGCTCCTGGGGGCCGCGCGGGCCGGTGTGGCGCTGGCCGCCGCGCACACCAACTACGACGTTGCGCCCGGCGGGGTCAACGACGTGTTGGCCGACCTGCTAGATCTGCGGGCCGTCGAGCCCCTCACGCGCGCCGAGTCCAGCGCGCAGGCCAAGCTGGTCGTCTTCACGCCGGCGGCCGACCTCGAAGCCGTGATTCGCGCCCTCAGCGCCGCTGGGGCGGGCGTGATCGGCCAGTATCGGGACTGCACGTTTCGGACGCCGGGCACGGGCACCTTTCGCGGCCTGGCCCATTCGTGCCCCACGGTGGGCCAGGCTGGCCGTTTCGAGGAGGTGCCGGAGTTCCGCCTCGAGGCGGTGGTGCCGCTGGCCCTCGCCGAGCGCGCCATCGCGGCGGCCCGCGCTGCGCACTCTTACGAGGAGCCTGCCATAGACCTCTATCCGTTGGCCGGCGGCCGGCTGGACCTGGGCCTGGGGCGCTGCGGCGATCTCGCGCGCGAGTGCCCTGCCAGGCGGCTGGTGCGGCGCATCAGGCAGCGGCTCAGGGTCACGAGCGTGCGCACGGCCGGGGACCTCCGCCGCACGGTGCGGCGGGTGGCGGTGCTCGGCGGTTCGGGGGGCAAGTGTGTGGACGATGCGGTCCGACGCGGGTGCCAACTCTACCTGACCGGCGAGGTCTCGCACCACCAGGCTCTGGCCGCTGAGGCGGCGGGGCTGGTGCTGGTGGACGCCGGGCACGCGGGCACCGAGGCTCCAGCCATTCCGGTGCTGGCCCGCCGCCTGAGCGAGCTGTGCCCCGGTGTGCACTTCACCCCCGTCGGCCTGAAGGCGCAGGGGCCGCTTCAGCCCTGCTAG
- a CDS encoding sigma-54 dependent transcriptional regulator, giving the protein MGSIRILVVDDEPLIRKGFARALQEDGFSVESAGSGDEALRLFGDGAFDLVITDLRMPGTDGLGVLHGVKAVRPDTEVVILTGYGTIQNAVAAIKDGAYNYITKPLNRHELLRIVHEVAEKIELRGRVQQLQSQLESRYGLHNLVGRAPAMQRVYDLIEKVRHSDCTVIITGESGTGKELVARAIHFGGPRAERPFVAVNCGALPESIAERELFGHERGAFTGAVRTQPGYFESADRGTLFLDELPELSLGTQVRLLRVIQQREVLRVGSTQPIPVDVRILAATNRDPEDCVRRGVLREDLYYRLNVVTIHVPPLRERLDDIPLLVEHFLEKCAQRFRQPKKSITLAGLDVLRAHTWPGNVRELENAIERTVTLSPSTLIDAADLPRYAAAPPTPPTGAGLPLGRAKRRLQESFERDSILQALRVTGGNVTRAAESLGIARSALQRLMRRHGIDGRTFREN; this is encoded by the coding sequence ATGGGTTCGATTCGCATCCTGGTGGTGGACGATGAGCCGCTGATCCGCAAGGGCTTTGCCCGCGCCCTGCAGGAGGATGGCTTCAGCGTCGAGAGCGCCGGCAGCGGCGACGAGGCCCTGCGCCTGTTCGGCGACGGCGCCTTCGACCTGGTCATCACCGATCTGCGAATGCCCGGCACCGACGGCCTCGGGGTGCTCCACGGCGTCAAGGCCGTGCGCCCGGACACCGAGGTGGTGATCCTCACCGGCTACGGCACCATCCAGAACGCCGTGGCGGCCATCAAGGACGGGGCGTACAACTACATCACCAAGCCGCTCAACCGCCACGAGCTGCTGCGCATCGTGCACGAGGTGGCCGAGAAGATCGAGTTGCGCGGCCGCGTGCAGCAGCTTCAAAGCCAGCTCGAGAGCCGCTACGGCCTGCACAACCTCGTGGGCCGCGCGCCGGCCATGCAGCGCGTCTACGACCTCATCGAGAAGGTGCGCCACTCCGACTGCACCGTCATCATCACCGGCGAGAGCGGCACCGGCAAGGAACTGGTGGCGCGGGCCATCCACTTCGGCGGGCCGCGGGCCGAGCGGCCCTTCGTGGCCGTCAACTGCGGCGCCCTGCCCGAGAGCATCGCCGAGCGCGAACTCTTCGGCCACGAGCGCGGCGCCTTCACCGGCGCCGTGCGCACCCAGCCCGGCTACTTCGAGAGCGCCGACCGCGGCACCCTCTTCCTCGATGAACTGCCCGAACTCAGCCTGGGCACCCAGGTGCGCCTGCTCCGCGTGATCCAGCAGCGCGAAGTCCTGCGCGTCGGCAGCACGCAGCCGATCCCCGTAGATGTGCGCATCCTCGCCGCGACCAACAGGGACCCCGAGGACTGCGTCCGCCGCGGCGTGCTGCGCGAGGACCTCTACTACCGCCTCAACGTCGTCACCATCCACGTGCCGCCCCTGAGGGAGCGCCTGGACGACATCCCGCTCCTCGTCGAGCACTTCCTCGAGAAGTGTGCCCAGCGCTTCCGCCAGCCGAAGAAGTCCATCACCCTGGCGGGGCTCGACGTGCTGAGAGCGCACACGTGGCCCGGCAACGTGCGGGAACTGGAGAACGCCATCGAGCGCACCGTCACCCTCAGCCCGAGCACGCTGATTGACGCGGCCGACCTGCCGCGCTACGCCGCGGCCCCCCCGACGCCGCCGACCGGTGCCGGCCTGCCTCTGGGAAGGGCCAAGCGCCGACTCCAAGAGTCGTTCGAGCGCGACTCGATCCTCCAAGCTCTGCGGGTGACTGGCGGGAACGTGACACGGGCGGCTGAGTCGCTCGGCATCGCACGCAGCGCCCTCCAGCGCCTCATGCGTCGCCACGGGATAGACGGGCGAACCTTCCGCGAGAACTAG
- a CDS encoding Mth938-like domain-containing protein, with product MTLANYAFGRVTLEGRTYTADLIVLPDRVISHWWREEGHSLSVSDLAAVFEAAPEVLVVGTGARGMMDVPQATRDALAAAGIRLVAERTGAACETFNRLGATARVAAALHLTC from the coding sequence GTGACCCTCGCGAACTACGCCTTCGGCCGCGTGACCCTCGAGGGGCGGACGTACACCGCCGATCTGATCGTCCTCCCCGACCGGGTCATCAGCCACTGGTGGCGCGAGGAGGGGCACAGCCTGTCGGTTTCGGACCTCGCGGCGGTGTTCGAGGCGGCGCCGGAGGTCCTGGTGGTCGGCACGGGAGCGCGCGGGATGATGGACGTTCCGCAGGCGACGCGCGACGCGCTGGCCGCGGCGGGCATCCGCCTCGTCGCCGAGCGCACGGGCGCCGCGTGCGAGACGTTCAACCGCCTGGGCGCGACGGCGCGCGTGGCGGCGGCGCTGCACCTGACCTGCTGA